CTTATGAAAATGAGGCATACAATCCTAGAAAGGAGgattgtattattttatactatTGGATATATAATTCAGTAAAAgagtatattattaatgaaaatCTTATTACTCAagttttttatgataattataGTAGATGGTGTACGTACAAAAGAAAAgttaattgtttttatcataattattACGATAATTTTGAAGACCCAGTGAACATGTTATTCATGGATATTTTCCATAATAATATAGATATTGTAAAACAGGAGTTAGTAAAATCAAATGATCAAAATTATAATGGTGATTTGCAAAAGTATATTTGTAAAGtcattcatatatataataatatgattGAAAGATATTGCCTTAAAGATCATGATAAGggtgaaaagagaaaaaacacatgcaGCATGCTAGGTATAGTTAGGTATACATATGATTTATTTCTTAGGGGAGAATTATACAATAATAAATTGATTGTACCATACATAGAAGATATAAAAGAAGCATATTCTGATACTTGTATGGATCCAGaaagtaacaaaaataaagttg
This portion of the Plasmodium cynomolgi strain B DNA, scaffold: 1337, whole genome shotgun sequence genome encodes:
- a CDS encoding hypothetical protein (putative); translated protein: MTKDVFDINKWKTEYPFLEKVWELYEKFDKTVDTTKVYSKNYESVCNSIVKNHVEGNDSHQNFCKKLVRNLGCYTYENEAYNPRKEDCIILYYWIYNSVKEYIINENLITQVFYDNYSRWCTYKRKVNCFYHNYYDNFEDPVNMLFMDIFHNNIDIVKQELVKSNDQNYNGDLQKYICKVIHIYNNMIERYCLKDHDKGEKRKNTCSMLGIVRYTYDLFLRGELYNNKLIVPYIEDIKEAYSDTCMDPESNKNKVVAEPKRKRKKKFFRGCP